One stretch of Streptomyces sp. 135 DNA includes these proteins:
- a CDS encoding FtsK/SpoIIIE domain-containing protein yields the protein MTTWLLLAAVVVAVGGLGYAKVRAPRVYWSLVGLPLTWGRFTVTYRSTMEVCGLTVQPSGMRAFMTRTLARQEVRPQPPKVRRVRPTSTGLRVSLRLPAGLEPADVAAASERLRHAWGVRSVIVHEVRPGVVELRMTGYDVLATVRMPRSKSDDGPMVVPVALREDGSVFVRDYPKVPHALTLGANQSGKSMYQRNLVAGLAKLPVGLVGIDCKRGVEQSAYAPRLSALATTPQEAASLLDALVTEMEDRFDLLSLHGVSDLWGLPEHVRPVPLVVLVDEVAELFLVAAKKDEERRDRMVMQMVRLSQMARAIGIYLEVCGQRFGSELGKGATTLRAQLTGRVVHRVNDKQTGEMGLGDIAPEAVQAVTTIPPDRPGVAVAGDSSGGWSRIRTPAMSPAEAAAICREFAHLTPAPAFLAPFRPPVRTEPTLVPAPPRVAPRPVTE from the coding sequence ATGACCACCTGGTTACTGCTGGCCGCTGTTGTGGTGGCCGTTGGCGGGCTCGGCTACGCCAAGGTCCGCGCTCCTCGCGTGTACTGGTCGCTGGTGGGTCTGCCGCTGACGTGGGGCCGGTTCACGGTGACCTACCGCTCCACGATGGAGGTGTGCGGGCTGACGGTGCAGCCTTCGGGGATGCGGGCGTTCATGACCCGCACTCTGGCCCGTCAGGAGGTGAGGCCGCAGCCTCCCAAGGTCCGCCGGGTGCGGCCTACCTCCACCGGGTTGCGGGTGTCCCTGCGGCTTCCCGCTGGACTGGAACCGGCGGATGTGGCGGCGGCCTCGGAACGGCTGCGGCATGCCTGGGGGGTGCGCTCGGTGATCGTCCACGAAGTCCGCCCGGGCGTCGTTGAACTGCGCATGACTGGTTATGACGTGCTGGCCACGGTCCGCATGCCGCGTTCGAAGAGTGATGACGGGCCGATGGTTGTTCCGGTCGCGTTGCGCGAGGACGGTTCGGTGTTCGTCCGGGACTATCCGAAGGTTCCGCATGCTCTGACGCTGGGTGCGAATCAGTCGGGCAAGTCGATGTACCAGCGCAATCTGGTGGCCGGTCTGGCGAAGCTGCCGGTGGGTCTGGTGGGGATCGACTGCAAGCGCGGGGTGGAACAGAGCGCGTATGCGCCTCGCCTGTCGGCGCTGGCCACGACCCCGCAAGAGGCCGCATCCCTGCTTGATGCGCTGGTCACCGAGATGGAAGACCGTTTCGACCTGCTGAGCCTTCACGGCGTCTCGGACCTGTGGGGCCTGCCGGAACACGTCCGGCCGGTGCCGCTGGTGGTCCTGGTCGATGAGGTGGCGGAACTGTTCCTGGTGGCCGCGAAGAAGGATGAGGAACGCCGGGACCGCATGGTCATGCAGATGGTCCGCCTCTCCCAGATGGCCCGTGCGATCGGCATCTACCTGGAGGTCTGCGGGCAGCGCTTCGGCTCCGAACTGGGCAAGGGTGCCACCACACTTCGCGCGCAGCTCACCGGCCGTGTGGTGCACCGTGTCAACGACAAGCAGACCGGTGAGATGGGCCTGGGTGATATCGCCCCCGAAGCGGTGCAGGCGGTGACGACGATCCCGCCCGACCGCCCCGGTGTCGCGGTGGCCGGCGACTCCTCCGGCGGCTGGTCCCGCATCCGCACCCCCGCCATGTCCCCCGCTGAGGCTGCGGCGATCTGCCGGGAGTTCGCTCACCTGACCCCGGCCCCGGCCTTCCTGGCCCCGTTCCGGCCGCCGGTCCGCACCGAGCCGACCCTGGTTCCGGCCCCGCCACGGGTGGCCCCGCGCCCGGTCACCGAGTAA
- a CDS encoding DUF6344 domain-containing protein — MTGNKPMKLWTTIVTAFLALFAALGFTTTATAATAVQETTNARNATECASPTAPFMALWTAAYERSLPPTMKQRIRAEAHGSSPSCRHLPPTDTEAEAEAPTHEPRLAAEP; from the coding sequence ATGACCGGCAACAAGCCCATGAAGCTGTGGACCACGATCGTCACCGCCTTCCTCGCGCTCTTCGCCGCGCTTGGATTCACCACGACGGCCACCGCGGCCACAGCGGTACAGGAGACCACGAACGCTCGCAACGCCACGGAGTGCGCGTCGCCGACGGCGCCGTTCATGGCCCTCTGGACGGCCGCGTACGAACGGTCCCTGCCCCCGACGATGAAGCAGCGCATCCGCGCCGAGGCCCACGGATCCTCACCCAGCTGCCGGCACCTGCCCCCCACGGACACGGAAGCCGAGGCCGAGGCCCCCACCCATGAGCCACGGCTCGCCGCAGAACCGTAA
- a CDS encoding DNA-binding protein — protein MDAAQQDTTARARELQRNWYGEPLGALFRRLIDDLGLNQARLAGVLGLSAPMLSQLMSGQRAKIGNPAVVQRVQLLQELAGQVADGSVSAAEATDRMDEIKKSQGGSVLTNTAQSTTSSGAPTVKRVVREIQSLLRSVAAAGDIIDAADSLAPTHPELAEFLRVYGAGRTADAVAHYEAHQS, from the coding sequence ATGGACGCCGCACAGCAGGACACCACCGCGAGAGCACGAGAGCTCCAGCGGAACTGGTACGGGGAGCCGCTGGGGGCGCTCTTCCGTCGCCTCATCGATGACCTGGGCCTGAATCAGGCCCGTCTGGCCGGGGTCCTCGGCCTGTCGGCACCCATGCTGTCCCAGCTGATGAGCGGCCAGCGCGCCAAGATCGGCAACCCCGCGGTCGTCCAGCGCGTCCAGCTGCTCCAGGAACTCGCGGGCCAGGTCGCGGACGGCAGCGTGAGCGCCGCCGAGGCGACCGACCGCATGGACGAGATCAAGAAGTCCCAGGGCGGCTCGGTGCTGACCAACACCGCGCAGTCCACGACCAGTTCGGGCGCTCCCACGGTCAAGCGCGTGGTGCGCGAGATCCAGTCACTGCTGCGCTCCGTCGCGGCTGCCGGCGACATCATCGACGCCGCCGACTCCCTCGCCCCGACCCACCCGGAGCTGGCAGAGTTCCTCCGGGTGTACGGCGCCGGGCGCACCGCGGACGCGGTCGCCCACTATGAGGCGCACCAGAGCTGA
- a CDS encoding serine/threonine-protein kinase yields MGEVFAGRYELVDPIGRGGVGAVWRAWDHRRRRYVAAKVLQQSDAHALLRFVREQALRIDHPHVLAPASWAADDDKVLFTMDLVAGGSLAHVIGDYGPLPPRFVCTLLDQLLSGLAAVHAEGVVHRDIKPANILLEATGSGRPHLRLSDFGISMRKGEPRLTETDYVVGTPGYFAPEQMLGAEPDFTADLFAVGLVALYLLKGAKPDAKALIERFAEHGTPGPPQGIPEPLWQVIATLLQPDPQARFRTATGARKALSSAAEMLPEPGPDDELVEIFDQLAPLPAGFGPDGPLTSPPRPGTAPAHVPPCPHPDGPASGSVSAPAGQPQAQPRPQPQPQPPTPPPWQPPATSPGAETDGFHLPPPPPKRPPHPSTPPTPMPLRAPAPEPTHVPSPRPITAPTPAVHEPAQAVTSGAQRPHAPTYPYTAHAAQVPHRNPAIPQPHVQASPAPQRRPGPPAKVAVPILFVALACLTIGLWALTRL; encoded by the coding sequence ATGGGTGAGGTCTTCGCCGGTCGGTACGAACTGGTCGACCCGATCGGACGCGGGGGAGTCGGAGCGGTCTGGCGGGCATGGGACCACCGGCGGCGCCGGTATGTGGCCGCCAAGGTCCTGCAACAGAGCGACGCCCACGCCCTGTTGCGGTTCGTGCGGGAGCAGGCTCTGCGGATCGACCACCCCCATGTGCTCGCGCCCGCCAGCTGGGCCGCCGACGACGACAAGGTCCTGTTCACCATGGACCTGGTCGCCGGTGGCTCGCTGGCCCATGTCATCGGGGACTACGGCCCGCTTCCGCCCCGCTTCGTCTGCACGCTCCTCGACCAGCTCCTCTCGGGCCTCGCGGCCGTCCACGCCGAAGGCGTCGTGCACCGTGACATCAAACCGGCCAACATCCTGCTCGAAGCCACCGGCTCCGGGCGCCCGCACCTGCGGCTGTCCGACTTCGGCATCTCGATGCGCAAGGGCGAGCCCCGGCTGACCGAGACCGACTATGTGGTGGGCACGCCGGGTTACTTCGCTCCTGAGCAGATGCTGGGCGCCGAGCCGGATTTCACCGCCGATCTCTTCGCCGTCGGCCTGGTCGCCCTGTACCTCCTGAAGGGCGCCAAGCCGGACGCCAAGGCGCTGATCGAACGCTTCGCCGAGCACGGCACCCCGGGCCCGCCCCAGGGCATACCGGAGCCGCTCTGGCAGGTCATCGCCACGCTGCTCCAGCCCGACCCCCAGGCGCGCTTCCGCACCGCCACCGGCGCGCGCAAGGCGCTGTCCTCCGCCGCGGAGATGCTGCCCGAGCCGGGCCCCGACGACGAGCTCGTCGAGATCTTCGACCAACTGGCCCCGCTTCCCGCGGGCTTCGGCCCCGACGGCCCCCTGACCTCGCCGCCACGACCGGGCACCGCACCCGCTCACGTACCCCCTTGTCCACATCCGGACGGCCCGGCTTCCGGCTCCGTCTCCGCACCCGCCGGCCAGCCACAGGCACAGCCGCGACCCCAGCCACAGCCACAGCCCCCCACGCCTCCCCCATGGCAGCCCCCGGCCACCAGCCCCGGCGCGGAGACCGACGGCTTCCACCTGCCCCCGCCACCGCCCAAGCGACCACCCCATCCGTCCACTCCCCCCACACCCATGCCCCTGCGCGCCCCCGCGCCCGAACCCACACACGTGCCCTCCCCCCGCCCCATCACGGCCCCCACCCCCGCAGTCCACGAACCGGCCCAGGCCGTGACGTCCGGGGCCCAGCGCCCCCACGCTCCTACTTATCCATACACCGCTCACGCCGCTCAGGTTCCACATCGGAATCCGGCAATTCCTCAGCCCCACGTCCAGGCCTCTCCCGCCCCGCAGCGGCGGCCTGGTCCGCCCGCGAAGGTGGCGGTGCCGATCCTGTTCGTCGCGCTGGCCTGCCTCACGATCGGCCTCTGGGCACTGACGCGGCTCTGA
- a CDS encoding DUF2637 domain-containing protein, with protein MLRSLRFDAVLIQAVIAGALSFAHLHDLAAAAGQTGWKAWAYPISVDLLLVAAWRRLRGSGPSRLAWCWFLIALVASLGANVATAGFLDMQHPPAWLRFGVAGWPALAFLGGTLLAHSPAPDGDRSPVSPASAAPAPAPEVPAPDPAPEREEIPAPGPAPALPEAAPAVPPALVDHARKVATEHHARTGTAIDAATLRARLGVPEALANSIVAQLA; from the coding sequence ATGCTCCGCTCACTCCGCTTCGACGCGGTACTCATCCAAGCCGTGATCGCTGGTGCGCTGTCCTTCGCTCACCTGCATGACCTGGCCGCCGCCGCCGGACAGACTGGCTGGAAAGCCTGGGCCTACCCCATCTCGGTCGACCTGCTGCTGGTGGCGGCCTGGCGTCGGCTTCGCGGTAGTGGCCCGTCCCGGCTGGCCTGGTGCTGGTTCCTTATCGCTCTGGTCGCCTCGCTGGGCGCCAACGTCGCCACCGCCGGGTTCCTCGACATGCAGCACCCCCCGGCCTGGCTGCGGTTCGGCGTCGCTGGATGGCCCGCGCTGGCCTTCCTCGGCGGCACGCTCCTCGCCCACTCGCCTGCTCCGGATGGGGACCGGTCACCGGTTTCGCCGGCATCCGCAGCCCCGGCGCCCGCACCGGAAGTTCCTGCACCCGATCCGGCTCCGGAGCGCGAAGAGATCCCCGCCCCCGGTCCGGCCCCGGCGCTGCCCGAGGCGGCCCCGGCGGTGCCCCCGGCCCTGGTCGATCACGCCCGCAAGGTCGCCACCGAACACCACGCACGGACCGGGACCGCGATCGACGCGGCCACCCTGCGCGCCCGCCTCGGAGTGCCCGAAGCGCTCGCCAACTCGATCGTCGCCCAACTCGCCTGA
- a CDS encoding mobile element transfer protein, with protein sequence MPVHRRFRDVRRFGPVKVATFYDGHGRDKHSAACTAPRCGFSAEYHDHSAAELAARTHRCTA encoded by the coding sequence ATGCCCGTTCACCGCCGCTTCCGTGACGTCCGAAGGTTCGGCCCGGTGAAGGTCGCCACCTTCTACGACGGACACGGACGCGACAAGCACTCTGCGGCCTGCACCGCGCCCCGCTGCGGCTTCTCGGCGGAGTACCACGACCACTCCGCCGCCGAACTCGCCGCTCGTACCCACCGCTGCACGGCCTGA
- a CDS encoding DLW-39 family protein: MKKLLLVALAAIGGLLVYRQIQADRAEQDLWTEATDSVPTGS, translated from the coding sequence GTGAAGAAGCTTCTCCTGGTCGCACTGGCCGCCATCGGCGGGCTCCTCGTGTACCGCCAGATCCAGGCGGATCGCGCCGAGCAGGATCTGTGGACGGAGGCGACTGACTCCGTGCCCACGGGTTCGTGA
- a CDS encoding replication initiator: protein MNNAATMAGLDPATLADVLRLAGSPGFDRIQDQIRRTGGCSDPIHLTGSTATRDATTGQVLHSYSTDTEPGGHLRVACGNRRASRCPSCAWTYAGDTYHLIRAGLVGDPDKGTPRTVRQHPRVFATLTAPSFGPVHNRPGTRPCRCGTRHSEDAPELGTPLNPETYDYAGAVLWNNHASDLWRFFTIYLRREIAKRAGLTQKAAREQSRLSFGKVAEYQKRGAVHFHAVIRFDGPEGPDTPPPHWATLALLTDAIHAAAARVRIDLPAAREFPARVLCWGDRLDVQPIEAFGDGSEITEQAVASYVAKYATKAAETTGAVDRSVACRACGGTGGYRHIHRKDGTPVLCNSCEGTGIGADLRTLDVPDHVRRLMHACADLHAAYPERGLARWAHMLGFRGHFSSKSRHYSTTLGALRQVRADYRAAQQRAALGLPDADEIPEGTTLTLAHWAYAGHGHTPGESWLAANIRRDLEQNRELAREEKAALLDLEGEAP from the coding sequence GTGAACAACGCCGCCACCATGGCGGGCCTGGACCCGGCCACCCTCGCCGACGTGCTGAGGCTGGCCGGGTCCCCCGGCTTCGACCGCATCCAAGACCAGATCCGCCGGACCGGCGGCTGCTCCGACCCCATCCACCTGACCGGCTCCACGGCCACCCGCGACGCCACCACCGGGCAGGTGCTCCACTCCTACTCGACCGACACCGAACCCGGCGGACACCTCCGCGTCGCTTGCGGCAACCGCCGCGCCTCACGGTGCCCGTCGTGCGCCTGGACCTACGCCGGCGACACCTACCACCTGATCCGCGCCGGACTCGTCGGCGACCCCGATAAGGGCACCCCGCGCACCGTCCGCCAACACCCCCGCGTCTTCGCCACCCTCACCGCTCCCTCGTTCGGTCCGGTCCACAACCGTCCCGGCACCCGGCCCTGCCGCTGCGGCACCCGCCACTCCGAAGACGCTCCCGAACTGGGGACCCCGCTCAACCCCGAAACGTATGACTACGCGGGCGCGGTGCTGTGGAACAACCACGCCTCCGACCTGTGGCGCTTCTTCACCATCTACCTGCGCCGCGAGATCGCCAAGCGCGCTGGGCTCACGCAGAAGGCAGCCAGGGAACAGTCCCGGCTCTCCTTCGGCAAGGTCGCCGAGTACCAGAAGCGCGGTGCCGTCCACTTCCATGCCGTCATCCGCTTCGACGGCCCCGAAGGACCCGACACCCCGCCCCCGCACTGGGCCACCCTCGCGTTGCTCACCGACGCCATCCACGCCGCAGCCGCCCGTGTCCGCATCGACCTCCCCGCTGCCCGGGAGTTCCCAGCCCGCGTCCTGTGCTGGGGTGACCGGCTCGACGTCCAGCCCATCGAGGCGTTCGGGGACGGCTCGGAGATCACGGAACAAGCCGTGGCCTCCTACGTCGCCAAGTACGCCACCAAGGCCGCCGAGACGACCGGAGCCGTGGACCGATCCGTGGCATGCCGGGCCTGCGGTGGCACCGGCGGCTACCGCCACATCCACCGCAAGGACGGCACACCCGTTCTGTGCAACTCCTGCGAGGGAACCGGCATCGGCGCCGACCTGCGCACACTCGACGTACCCGACCACGTCCGCCGCCTCATGCACGCCTGCGCCGACCTGCACGCCGCCTACCCCGAACGCGGACTCGCCCGCTGGGCCCACATGCTCGGCTTTCGCGGCCACTTCAGCTCGAAGTCCCGCCACTACTCCACCACCCTCGGCGCCCTCCGACAGGTCCGCGCCGACTACCGCGCCGCCCAACAACGCGCCGCCCTCGGCCTCCCCGATGCGGACGAGATCCCGGAGGGGACCACGCTCACCCTCGCCCACTGGGCCTATGCCGGCCACGGCCACACCCCCGGCGAATCCTGGCTCGCCGCCAACATCCGCCGCGACCTCGAACAGAACCGCGAACTCGCCCGCGAGGAGAAGGCCGCTCTCCTCGACCTTGAAGGAGAGGCACCGTGA
- a CDS encoding antibiotic biosynthesis monooxygenase encodes MSKGYGLFVRFALRDEKAAAEFDELCARTLEGIRAREPQTLTYVIHTPEGEPLVRVFYELYADRAAFDAHEAQPHIKHFLAEREQYLAGVEVTFLDVIAGKVAAQK; translated from the coding sequence ATGAGCAAGGGTTACGGCCTATTCGTCCGCTTCGCGCTGCGCGACGAGAAGGCGGCGGCAGAGTTCGATGAACTGTGCGCACGGACATTGGAGGGGATCAGGGCCCGCGAGCCGCAGACACTCACCTACGTCATCCACACGCCGGAGGGAGAGCCGCTGGTGCGGGTCTTCTACGAGTTGTACGCAGACCGGGCCGCGTTCGACGCACATGAAGCTCAGCCGCACATCAAGCACTTCCTTGCTGAGCGGGAGCAGTACCTTGCCGGTGTCGAGGTGACGTTCCTCGATGTGATCGCGGGGAAGGTGGCAGCGCAGAAGTGA
- a CDS encoding nuclease-related domain-containing protein: protein MGDLTVNPWKRHGRDRLYVNLPDGTAVAWADRPTKVVTIKVPKYREEALALLRQHLGAGITFGSTSAPPANAPGASLPPPAPRPIQSARPRRGEPLAPLPTPPPSDDLARNRPGAGVLGLIAERGPTPAQRLWAKVLRRPSEWDSWYLGLEGERRVGRELERLVSYGWHVLHGVPKSNGGDIDHLLIGPGGVFSLNTKTHPGASVWVGDTMAKVNGGKPVPYAAASKAEADYVQGVLGKHCGIAVPVEPALVFVGTASLDRAATQYAVRIYQERDVAALGPLAGRLTMEQVEHVFSVARRRRIWLKS, encoded by the coding sequence ATGGGCGATCTGACGGTGAACCCGTGGAAGCGGCATGGCAGGGATCGGCTGTATGTGAATCTCCCGGACGGGACTGCCGTCGCATGGGCTGATCGGCCGACGAAAGTGGTCACGATCAAGGTGCCGAAGTATCGGGAAGAGGCGTTGGCGCTCCTGCGGCAGCACCTCGGTGCCGGAATCACCTTCGGCTCGACATCTGCGCCACCTGCGAATGCTCCAGGAGCATCCCTTCCCCCACCTGCCCCACGTCCCATCCAGTCGGCTCGCCCACGTCGTGGAGAGCCATTGGCTCCCCTCCCTACCCCACCTCCCAGTGACGACCTGGCGCGTAACCGTCCTGGGGCGGGTGTGCTGGGGCTTATCGCTGAGCGAGGCCCTACCCCAGCTCAGAGGTTATGGGCGAAAGTGCTACGTCGGCCTTCGGAGTGGGATAGCTGGTACCTCGGCCTCGAAGGTGAACGACGGGTGGGCCGCGAGTTGGAACGACTTGTTTCGTACGGGTGGCATGTCCTGCACGGGGTGCCGAAGAGCAACGGTGGGGACATCGATCACTTACTGATCGGCCCAGGCGGTGTCTTCAGCCTCAACACCAAGACCCACCCCGGCGCCTCTGTCTGGGTCGGCGACACCATGGCCAAGGTCAATGGCGGGAAGCCAGTTCCGTATGCAGCCGCGAGCAAGGCTGAGGCCGACTACGTGCAAGGGGTGTTGGGGAAGCATTGTGGCATCGCCGTCCCCGTCGAACCTGCCCTGGTCTTTGTCGGGACCGCGTCACTTGACCGGGCAGCCACGCAGTACGCCGTGCGTATCTACCAGGAAAGAGACGTGGCGGCGCTCGGTCCACTCGCAGGCAGGCTCACCATGGAGCAAGTGGAGCACGTCTTCTCCGTCGCGCGGCGCCGCCGCATCTGGCTGAAGTCCTGA
- a CDS encoding pRL2-8: MALFGKSPRTADSTPEGECPQCWKHAYDKSIHRRLGPREDCPQCVDHMVNGCPGFNRR, encoded by the coding sequence ATGGCTCTGTTCGGAAAGTCGCCGCGTACCGCCGACTCCACCCCGGAAGGCGAGTGCCCGCAGTGCTGGAAGCACGCCTACGACAAGAGCATCCACCGCCGCCTGGGGCCGCGCGAGGACTGCCCGCAGTGCGTGGACCACATGGTCAACGGCTGCCCCGGCTTCAACCGACGCTGA
- a CDS encoding helix-turn-helix transcriptional regulator, whose amino-acid sequence MSSEERRVFGARVAELRKQRGLTQGELAAAIGRTSSWLSQVERGIQPVNRLDVLRLLADGLGVPLQVLQPDAPSPMEQQPAAETETNDLDQARLVLSGHPAIDILLSPREDFRPSAMQDLREAAERIWDLTHTGQFAELSATLGQLVPRLERAARTAPEEYRAELHGLSARTYQALAAAFVRQNEADAAWVAADRAIREAELSGEPLGVFAGTYRLAHSFVRLKHLDQAEHATMMAVNALRSYVSSHKPTPQHLSVLGSLYLMLALVHARAGERSAARKQIEKAREVAQQLGEDRNDFNLEFGPTNVEIQAVSTAVDLGDAGEAIDIGEGLATTGLSIERQARLLMDLGRAHAQRRHFGDALSCLLAAEELAPEMIHTHIAARAVIRELMLVAGRAASDELRALAERTDALG is encoded by the coding sequence GTGAGTTCCGAGGAGCGGCGCGTCTTCGGCGCGCGAGTGGCTGAGCTACGCAAACAGCGTGGCTTGACCCAGGGCGAGTTGGCAGCGGCAATCGGGCGTACGTCCAGTTGGCTTTCCCAGGTGGAACGTGGAATCCAGCCGGTCAACCGCCTGGATGTACTTCGTCTGCTAGCTGACGGGTTGGGCGTGCCGCTCCAGGTTCTCCAGCCTGATGCGCCATCGCCCATGGAGCAGCAGCCTGCCGCAGAGACCGAAACGAATGACCTTGACCAGGCACGTCTGGTTCTCTCGGGGCATCCGGCAATTGACATCCTGCTCAGCCCGCGTGAGGACTTCCGGCCGAGTGCCATGCAAGATCTGCGCGAGGCAGCCGAGCGGATCTGGGACCTAACCCACACCGGCCAGTTCGCCGAACTCAGCGCGACGCTTGGTCAGCTGGTTCCCCGTCTTGAGCGGGCTGCTCGGACGGCTCCCGAGGAGTACCGAGCCGAGCTGCACGGCCTCAGCGCACGCACGTATCAAGCCCTCGCAGCCGCGTTTGTGCGACAGAACGAGGCAGATGCGGCCTGGGTCGCAGCGGACCGCGCAATCCGTGAAGCCGAATTGTCCGGTGAGCCGCTCGGCGTATTCGCCGGGACCTACCGACTGGCCCATTCCTTCGTGCGGCTCAAGCACCTTGACCAGGCTGAGCACGCCACGATGATGGCTGTGAACGCCTTGCGGTCCTACGTCAGCAGCCACAAGCCAACGCCCCAACACCTGTCCGTTCTCGGTTCCTTGTACCTCATGCTTGCTCTCGTGCATGCGCGAGCCGGTGAACGATCAGCAGCCCGCAAGCAGATCGAGAAGGCCCGCGAAGTCGCGCAGCAACTTGGTGAAGATCGCAACGACTTCAACCTAGAGTTCGGCCCCACCAACGTCGAAATCCAAGCAGTGTCCACAGCCGTAGATCTAGGGGATGCGGGGGAAGCGATCGACATCGGGGAGGGCTTGGCCACCACCGGTTTGTCGATCGAGCGGCAAGCGCGACTGCTCATGGATTTGGGGCGTGCTCACGCCCAGCGACGGCACTTCGGTGACGCTCTGAGCTGCCTGCTGGCGGCTGAGGAACTGGCCCCCGAAATGATCCATACGCACATTGCTGCTCGCGCAGTCATCAGGGAACTGATGCTCGTCGCCGGTCGAGCGGCTTCGGATGAGCTGAGGGCTCTGGCGGAGCGGACAGACGCTCTCGGCTGA
- a CDS encoding HNH endonuclease signature motif containing protein: MAAVTTEGLPDWHDAHGGGLVRGALWLMQEVGPGNTFTKSQLRAAFPDIAQIDRRIRDLRDYEWVIATSREDPSLDQAEQRFVEPGIKVWDPEERKKRNRAAVSTATRRPLFQRGTFACELCGRPVVSLRHGPGVELVHRVALADGGSDEPENLMVLCSACHAARDGADGVSELAARASSLPIRERTRLLTWITMGERPRTATEDIWAQYQKLADGDRQQLARHLARLLNEDTQAEDAMP, encoded by the coding sequence ATGGCTGCGGTGACGACGGAGGGTCTTCCCGACTGGCACGACGCGCACGGTGGCGGTCTGGTGCGAGGCGCGCTGTGGCTAATGCAGGAAGTGGGCCCGGGGAATACCTTCACCAAGAGCCAGCTTCGGGCAGCATTCCCCGACATCGCGCAGATCGATCGACGGATCCGGGATCTTCGGGACTATGAATGGGTGATCGCTACCAGCCGCGAAGATCCCAGCCTCGACCAGGCGGAACAGCGGTTTGTGGAGCCGGGCATCAAAGTCTGGGATCCAGAGGAGCGCAAGAAGAGGAACCGGGCGGCCGTCAGTACGGCGACTCGTCGGCCCCTGTTCCAGCGTGGCACTTTCGCGTGCGAGCTGTGTGGCCGGCCGGTCGTCAGCCTGCGTCACGGCCCAGGGGTGGAGCTTGTTCATCGCGTGGCCCTGGCGGATGGGGGCAGCGACGAGCCGGAGAACCTCATGGTTCTATGCAGCGCCTGCCATGCCGCTCGGGATGGGGCGGACGGCGTCTCCGAACTTGCGGCCCGGGCATCTTCATTGCCGATCCGTGAGCGAACCCGCCTGCTGACGTGGATCACTATGGGGGAGCGCCCACGCACGGCCACTGAGGACATCTGGGCTCAGTACCAGAAGCTCGCCGACGGCGACCGGCAGCAACTGGCTCGCCATCTCGCGCGCCTCCTCAATGAGGACACACAGGCGGAGGATGCCATGCCGTGA
- a CDS encoding SAM-dependent methyltransferase: MNAALPNGLRVLDLYCCQGGASMGYHLAGFDVVGVDLAPQPRYPFSFVQADALAFVREHGAEFDFIHASPPCQRYTLAQRIQRREHPDLIAPTRTALQATGRPWAIENVEDAAPELREPVTLCAAPFGMRTYRHRLFETGGGFTFTPPRHKRHTAPLTKMGRPRAAGHFAHYVGNFSGVQEARDDMGVPWMNRDGIRECIPPAYTEHIGTALYASLLEVAA, from the coding sequence GTGAACGCCGCGCTTCCCAACGGGCTGCGAGTGCTGGACCTGTACTGCTGCCAGGGCGGCGCCTCCATGGGCTACCACCTCGCCGGCTTCGACGTCGTCGGAGTCGACCTCGCCCCGCAGCCCCGCTACCCCTTCTCCTTCGTCCAGGCTGACGCGCTCGCCTTCGTCCGTGAACACGGGGCGGAGTTCGACTTCATCCACGCCTCGCCCCCGTGCCAGCGATACACCCTTGCCCAGCGCATCCAGCGCCGCGAACACCCCGACCTGATCGCCCCCACCCGGACCGCCCTGCAAGCCACCGGCCGGCCGTGGGCGATCGAGAACGTGGAAGACGCCGCCCCGGAGCTGCGTGAGCCGGTGACCCTGTGCGCTGCCCCGTTCGGCATGCGCACCTACCGGCACCGTTTGTTCGAGACCGGTGGCGGCTTCACCTTCACGCCACCCCGTCACAAGCGGCACACCGCGCCGCTGACCAAGATGGGCCGCCCTCGGGCTGCCGGGCACTTTGCGCACTACGTCGGCAACTTCTCCGGAGTCCAGGAAGCCCGCGACGACATGGGCGTGCCCTGGATGAACCGCGACGGCATCCGCGAGTGCATCCCGCCCGCCTACACCGAACACATCGGCACCGCTCTCTACGCCTCCCTGCTGGAGGTTGCCGCGTGA